The sequence below is a genomic window from Candidatus Methylomirabilota bacterium.
CCAGTCGCCCACCTTGACCCGGTCGGAGTCGCCGAGCACCGCCGCCGAATAGGGCCCGCCGCCCTGCAGCTTCAGCACCGCGAGGTCGGTCTTGCGGTCCACCCCCATCAGCTTGGCCTTGTGCTTCTTGCCGTCGGCGGTGGACACCTCGATCTCGGTGGCACGCTCGACCACGTGGGCGTTGGTGAGCACGATGCCGTTGGCGTCCACGATGACGCCGGAGCCGAGGCTGCGCTGCACCTGCTGGCGCTCCGGTGCCTCACCGAAGAAGCGCTTGAAGAACTCGTCGCCGAAGAACTCCTCGACCGGCGTGCGCCCGCTCACGCGGGTGACCGTGTTGATGTTGACCACCGCCGGCCCGACCGTTTCCGCCACCTGGGCGAAGCTGCCGGAGGGCACGGGCAGGGCGGCCGGAATGACCCGGGGCTGGGTGCCGGCGGGCAGGGGCGTGGCGGCCGGCGCGGACCGGAGCGGCCTCAGCTGATCCACCGCGCCAGCCCCCCAGGTGCCGAGCCCCGCGCCCACCACAAGTGTGACGAGGACCATGAACGCGAGCGTGCTGCGCTTGAGAGAGATCATCCCTAGGCCCCCACGGGCTCACCGGCCAGCAGCTGCCGCAGCCGGTCGCCCTCGAGCGTTTCTTTCTGTTTCAGCTCGGCGGCGGCCTCCACCAGCACGCGCTTGCGCGCGGTGAGGAGGTCGCGCACCCGGTCGTACATGCGGTCGATGATCGCGCGCGTCTCGCTGTCGATGCGCCGCGCGCTCTCTTCACTGTACTCGCGGTCCTGGGGCAGGCCCGAGCCTCGCAGGAAGAGCGCCTGCGGCCCGCCGCCGAAGGTCATCGGCCCGAGCTGCTCGGACATGCCGTACTGCATGACCATGAGCCGGGCCATCTCGGTGGCGCGCTCGAGATCGTTGTGGGCCCCGGTGGAGATCTCGCCGTAGATGATCTCCTCGGCCATGCGTCCGCCCAGGAGCACCGCGATCCGGTCCTCCAGCTCGCTCCGGGTGAGCAGGTAGCGATCCTCCAGCGGCAGCTGATAGGTGGCCCCGAGCGCCCCGACCCCGCGCGGAATGATGGTCACCTTGTGCACCGGATCCGCGTTGGGCAGCGACGAGGCCACCAACGCGTGGCCGATCTCGTGATGCGCGACGATGTCGCGCTCTTTCTCGGAGAGCACGCGGCTCTTGCGCTCGAGCCCGCCCACCACGCGGTCCACCGCCTCCTCGAGGTCGGCCATGTCGACCGCGTCCTTGCCCTTGCGCGCGGCGAGCAGCGCGGCCTCGTTGATGATGTTGGCGAGATCGGCGCCCGCCATGCCCGGCGTGCGCGCGGCCAGCACCTGGAGATCCACGCCGGGGGCCAGCTTCACGTTGCGGGCGTGCACGCGGAGGATCGCCTCACGTCCCCGCACGTCGGGCTTGTCGACCACCACCTGGCGGTCGAAGCGGCCGGCGCGGAGCAGCGCCGCGTCGAGCACCTCGGGCCGGTTGGTGGCGGCCATGATGATCACGCCCTTGGAGGAGTCGAAGCCGTCCATCTCGGCCAGCAGCTGGTTCAGGGTCTGCTCGCGCTCGTCGTGCCCGGACAGGAAGCCGGTGTTGCCGGCGCGCGTCTTGCCGATCGCGTCCAGCTCGTCGATGAACACGATGCAGGGCGCCTTCTCCTTGGCCTGCTCGAACAGATCGCGCACGCGCGAGGCGCCCACCCCCACGAACATCTCCACGAACTCCGAGCCGGACAGGAAGAAGAACGGCACGTCCGCCTCGCCCGCCACCGCGCGGGCCAGCAAGGTCTTGCCGGTGCCCGGCGGCCCTACCAGCAGCACCCCCTTGGGGATGCGACCGCCGAGGCGCTGATATTTCTTGGGGTTCTTCAGGAAGTCGACGACCTCCATCAGCTCGGTCTTGGCTTCCTCGACGCCCGCCACGTCGGCGAACGTGGTCTTGAGCTCCTTGCGGTCGTAGATCTTCGCCT
It includes:
- the ftsH gene encoding ATP-dependent zinc metalloprotease FtsH encodes the protein MKLPNRQKTQFSLVYLFIALMVVFAVQSWLRTPVTVDIPMSQFLTLVREGKVLRVSLGEREIQGVLQPGALPAPPPGPGEKLRKLLGAEHGTIVFTTARIPATEDYQIVRELEAAKVEFSGRIESTFWRDLISWLVPLVLMAALWVFLMRRMGGGPTQALSFGRSKAKIYDRKELKTTFADVAGVEEAKTELMEVVDFLKNPKKYQRLGGRIPKGVLLVGPPGTGKTLLARAVAGEADVPFFFLSGSEFVEMFVGVGASRVRDLFEQAKEKAPCIVFIDELDAIGKTRAGNTGFLSGHDEREQTLNQLLAEMDGFDSSKGVIIMAATNRPEVLDAALLRAGRFDRQVVVDKPDVRGREAILRVHARNVKLAPGVDLQVLAARTPGMAGADLANIINEAALLAARKGKDAVDMADLEEAVDRVVGGLERKSRVLSEKERDIVAHHEIGHALVASSLPNADPVHKVTIIPRGVGALGATYQLPLEDRYLLTRSELEDRIAVLLGGRMAEEIIYGEISTGAHNDLERATEMARLMVMQYGMSEQLGPMTFGGGPQALFLRGSGLPQDREYSEESARRIDSETRAIIDRMYDRVRDLLTARKRVLVEAAAELKQKETLEGDRLRQLLAGEPVGA